The following coding sequences lie in one Verrucomicrobia bacterium CG1_02_43_26 genomic window:
- a CDS encoding NADH-quinone oxidoreductase subunit L, with the protein MTAFKDNFPLICTLILITPLLSALLIARFFRRKHNIATFISVAAAFTLMVFSLWVLFKWQGDPFHTSLPWLVLGDFTLSIGYYFDHQTALMLAVVTVIGFLIHVFSIGYMDDDDSRARFFAGLSIFMFSMLGIVLADNLFMLFIFWELVGFSSYALIAHYAGLDYAAMASKKAFIVNRVGDFAFLAGIIACYWNFGTVDILTLSTIVHADPQLISTTIGLLLICGFIGKSAQFPLHVWLPDAMAGPTPVSALIHAATMVAAGIYMVARIIFLLPVEVLNVIACLGAAMTVFAGLCALGQSDIKKILAYSTLSQLGYMATALGMGYAGLALFHLATHACFKALLFLAAGSIIHALHHEQDIFKMGGLLKRMPVTSLTFMAGLIALCGVNFTSGFFSKDAIIEAAYLSNKGIFVAIYFAAFLTACYMGRLLWITFFGHTKSKSAEIAKESSLVMTVPLIILAIFALVAGYTTLWPNTWSPAFLPEYKAISNAIHEAGASTMLLIMTTSAWMLGLVLTYLYYKPGTVKDPLESQVRPLFRVFQKKFYFDEVYNFFVAKVQQRFADALAFLDLVLISGLFVRGAAGFTGLVGIFTKTLHTGNLHGYVYWFLFGILIYLFFAIY; encoded by the coding sequence ATGACTGCTTTCAAAGATAATTTCCCCTTAATTTGCACACTGATACTGATTACGCCCCTGTTGTCTGCTCTATTGATCGCGCGGTTTTTCAGGCGCAAGCACAACATAGCCACATTTATATCAGTGGCCGCGGCTTTCACCCTCATGGTATTTTCTCTCTGGGTGCTCTTTAAATGGCAGGGAGACCCCTTCCATACCAGCTTGCCCTGGCTTGTCCTTGGCGACTTTACGTTGTCAATCGGTTATTACTTTGATCACCAAACAGCATTAATGTTGGCCGTGGTCACAGTAATCGGCTTTCTTATACACGTGTTTAGTATAGGTTATATGGATGATGATGATTCCCGAGCCCGCTTTTTTGCCGGTTTATCCATCTTCATGTTCTCGATGCTTGGGATTGTCCTTGCGGACAACCTGTTCATGCTTTTTATATTCTGGGAATTAGTGGGCTTTTCTTCCTATGCCCTGATTGCCCATTACGCGGGTCTGGATTACGCCGCTATGGCCTCAAAGAAAGCCTTTATTGTAAACCGCGTAGGAGACTTCGCCTTTCTAGCTGGTATTATCGCATGTTACTGGAACTTCGGCACCGTTGATATATTGACCTTAAGCACAATAGTGCATGCGGATCCCCAGTTGATATCGACCACGATCGGCCTGTTATTGATTTGTGGATTTATCGGCAAAAGTGCTCAATTCCCCTTGCATGTGTGGTTGCCGGACGCGATGGCAGGCCCGACACCAGTTTCCGCATTGATCCACGCCGCTACCATGGTCGCTGCCGGCATCTACATGGTCGCTCGAATTATCTTCCTGCTACCCGTAGAAGTATTAAACGTGATTGCTTGCTTGGGAGCTGCTATGACTGTTTTTGCAGGCCTTTGCGCTCTCGGCCAAAGTGATATTAAGAAAATACTAGCCTATTCCACGTTATCTCAACTTGGTTATATGGCAACAGCTTTAGGCATGGGGTACGCGGGCTTAGCCCTCTTCCATCTAGCGACACATGCTTGTTTTAAGGCACTTCTCTTCCTTGCCGCCGGTTCTATCATACACGCATTGCACCACGAACAAGATATCTTTAAGATGGGCGGCCTTTTAAAGCGCATGCCCGTAACCTCGCTCACCTTTATGGCCGGCTTGATAGCCCTTTGCGGTGTTAACTTTACCTCCGGCTTTTTCAGTAAAGATGCCATCATAGAAGCAGCATACTTGAGTAATAAGGGCATATTCGTAGCCATTTACTTTGCGGCATTTCTGACCGCTTGTTATATGGGCAGATTGCTCTGGATCACCTTCTTCGGGCATACCAAATCCAAATCTGCCGAAATCGCCAAGGAAAGTTCCCTGGTGATGACAGTCCCCTTAATCATCTTAGCTATTTTTGCTTTAGTAGCGGGCTATACCACTTTGTGGCCCAATACCTGGAGCCCTGCCTTTTTACCCGAATATAAAGCGATTTCAAACGCTATTCATGAAGCCGGAGCCTCTACCATGCTCTTGATCATGACAACCAGCGCCTGGATGCTTGGTTTGGTTTTGACTTATTTATACTACAAACCAGGTACGGTAAAGGATCCGCTGGAATCCCAAGTGAGGCCGCTGTTCAGGGTTTTTCAAAAGAAGTTTTATTTTGACGAAGTATATAACTTCTTTGTAGCAAAAGTGCAGCAGCGATTTGCGGACGCGCTTGCATTTTTGGATCTCGTGCTTATCTCAGGATTATTTGTACGCGGGGCAGCCGGCTTTACCGGCCTCGTGGGCATTTTTACTAAAACACTGCACACCGGTAACCTGCACGGCTATGTGTATTGGTTTTTGTTTGGCATTTTAATCTATTTATTTTTCGCAATCTACTAA
- a CDS encoding NADH-quinone oxidoreductase subunit K, with protein MTIDLNAFLCVAGTLFAIGFFGVLLRRNTLIIYMSLELMLSAVNLALVAFSRYNNTMDGNLFVFFIITFAAAEVAVGLAIIVALYRKRQSIMVEDMDALKL; from the coding sequence ATGACAATTGATCTAAATGCTTTTTTATGTGTCGCGGGTACCTTATTTGCGATCGGCTTCTTTGGAGTCTTATTAAGACGTAACACCCTTATTATTTACATGAGCCTGGAACTTATGCTCAGTGCCGTGAACCTGGCTCTAGTAGCGTTTTCTCGATATAATAACACTATGGACGGTAATCTATTTGTGTTTTTTATTATAACATTCGCGGCAGCCGAAGTCGCTGTGGGACTGGCGATTATCGTTGCTTTATATAGGAAACGCCAATCGATCATGGTCGAAGATATGGATGCGTTAAAATTATAG
- a CDS encoding NADH dehydrogenase: protein MDIKVVERKPLTWLERTYIPQIMGGLVVTLRNLFRPTVTLQYPEERPILPDRYRGVPTLVKDPNGREKCVSCQLCEFVCPPKAIRIIPGEISADSKNSHVEKAPQEFDINMLRCIYCGLCEEVCPEEAIFLQDVYSVSGTSREELIFHKDKLYELGGTYPDKHYKWDKKKKAAEANKDAH, encoded by the coding sequence ATGGATATTAAAGTAGTAGAAAGAAAACCCCTAACGTGGCTGGAAAGGACATACATCCCTCAAATTATGGGGGGATTAGTCGTCACGCTCAGGAATCTTTTTCGTCCCACCGTCACTTTACAGTATCCGGAAGAGCGGCCCATATTACCGGATCGATATCGCGGGGTGCCCACGTTGGTGAAAGACCCCAATGGGCGGGAAAAGTGTGTATCCTGCCAATTATGTGAATTTGTATGCCCGCCTAAAGCCATCCGCATAATACCGGGAGAAATTTCCGCTGACAGCAAAAACAGCCATGTAGAAAAGGCTCCTCAAGAGTTTGATATCAATATGCTGCGCTGTATCTACTGTGGTCTATGCGAAGAAGTTTGCCCGGAAGAAGCTATATTTTTACAGGATGTGTATTCTGTGTCCGGAACATCACGAGAAGAGTTAATTTTTCACAAAGACAAATTGTATGAGCTTGGCGGGACGTATCCTGATAAGCATTACAAATGGGATAAAAAGAAAAAGGCTGCTGAAGCCAATAAAGATGCTCATTAA
- a CDS encoding hydroxyacid dehydrogenase, giving the protein MDIVLKVIYALLVIIVVMTFSAYAVLAERKVASWIQGRVGPNRTALPFISALPVVGKMLTRMGIWQPIADGLKFLFKEEPIPGHVNKFYYTLAPVIAFVPAMLTMVVVPFGVRWNEAGDAIPLVLANLDIGILFILAITSLSVYSVVLAGWSANSKYPFFGGIRSSAQMISYELSMSASILPVLIWVNGPNIQGGLSLFSIVQSQEVLWLVLWQPVSALIFLTALFAETNRQPFDMPESETELVGGFHTEYGAFKFGLFFVAEYVNLIIGSAVFVILFFGGWNFLPGIPAPWPHTAFGSVLSVLWFLFKVFSIVFIFMWVRWTLPRFRYDQVMNLGWKILLPLSFANLLFYILFIAFIDMM; this is encoded by the coding sequence ATGGATATAGTGCTTAAAGTGATATATGCGCTTCTTGTGATCATTGTGGTGATGACGTTTTCGGCGTACGCTGTTTTGGCTGAGAGAAAAGTAGCCAGCTGGATACAAGGCCGTGTGGGGCCAAATCGTACAGCATTGCCCTTTATCAGCGCCCTTCCCGTGGTTGGAAAAATGCTGACACGAATGGGCATTTGGCAGCCCATTGCAGATGGCTTGAAATTCTTATTCAAAGAAGAGCCCATTCCTGGCCACGTTAATAAATTTTACTACACCCTGGCCCCCGTAATTGCCTTTGTGCCCGCCATGTTGACGATGGTTGTCGTGCCCTTTGGCGTGCGTTGGAACGAGGCAGGGGATGCCATTCCTCTGGTTTTAGCCAATTTAGACATAGGTATTTTATTCATTTTGGCGATTACATCGCTTTCTGTATACAGCGTTGTATTGGCAGGATGGTCCGCGAACAGTAAGTATCCCTTTTTCGGTGGCATACGTTCTTCGGCACAGATGATATCGTATGAGTTATCGATGTCCGCCTCTATTTTACCGGTGTTGATCTGGGTAAACGGGCCAAATATACAAGGCGGTTTGTCCCTATTTAGTATAGTACAATCGCAAGAAGTCTTATGGCTTGTGTTATGGCAACCCGTATCCGCGTTAATATTTTTAACAGCCCTGTTTGCGGAGACAAATCGCCAGCCATTTGATATGCCGGAATCGGAGACAGAGCTTGTTGGCGGTTTTCATACCGAGTATGGCGCATTTAAATTCGGGCTATTCTTTGTGGCAGAGTATGTGAACCTGATCATTGGATCAGCGGTGTTTGTCATACTGTTCTTTGGTGGCTGGAATTTCTTGCCCGGTATCCCAGCGCCATGGCCGCATACGGCTTTCGGTTCTGTCCTTAGCGTGTTATGGTTCTTATTTAAAGTATTTTCGATTGTATTTATCTTTATGTGGGTGAGATGGACACTGCCTCGCTTCCGTTATGACCAAGTCATGAACCTCGGCTGGAAAATATTGTTGCCGCTTAGCTTTGCAAACCTCTTGTTTTATATATTATTTATTGCATTCATCGATATGATGTAG
- a CDS encoding ferredoxin encodes MEQAKPKEKVKINVDGVEVEVPAGINAIEAAKYAKKEIPNYCYHSKLSIAGNCRICLIEIGMPMRDRATGEAILDDNGKPKIGWMPRPAIGCGTTVSPGLHIKTDSTLAKDCQNGVTEFLLVNHPLDCPVCDQAGECRLQEFSADYGRGESRFVENKVVKPKKVPVGPRVMLDDERCILCSRCIRFCKEIIHEDVLGFTQRGSYTTLTCFPGKELSSNYSLNTVDICPVGALTSTDFRFKMRTWFLKQTKSICPESSVGVNTTVFSREGKIYRITPRQNDEVNDTWMSDSGRMLYKLVEAEDRMFNYRIDGHKVSRDEACSRINELMPMGDTAYVISGHMSVEEQFMLKKFTALYPGNVDAISHVGEGDELLISSDRTPNMRGAFVTRLLQQDPVTDLSHLAQQLDDKRITNIIVFNEDLTLYGITQAQLKKVNLIYFGTHKNPTSEVAKVSLPTAMVFEKSGTFVNQQFRLQKFHQAIPAPKGITSGDHLLCLILFNSPELHPYSVGSIWKDMVQSIPEFKSLAFEVIPDEGYLLDADAFQNFSFVEGKTLHYEPLVTTNT; translated from the coding sequence ATGGAGCAGGCAAAGCCGAAAGAAAAAGTGAAGATAAATGTTGATGGCGTAGAGGTCGAAGTACCTGCGGGCATCAATGCTATCGAGGCTGCCAAGTACGCCAAGAAGGAGATACCGAACTATTGCTATCATTCTAAGCTAAGTATTGCGGGTAATTGCCGTATATGCTTGATTGAGATCGGGATGCCAATGCGCGATCGAGCAACCGGAGAAGCTATTTTGGATGATAACGGTAAACCAAAGATAGGCTGGATGCCACGCCCGGCGATAGGCTGTGGTACGACCGTTTCCCCTGGTTTGCATATTAAAACGGATTCCACGTTAGCGAAAGATTGCCAAAACGGAGTGACGGAGTTCTTGCTTGTTAATCACCCGTTGGATTGCCCGGTTTGTGATCAAGCAGGGGAGTGCCGTTTACAAGAATTTTCCGCGGATTATGGCCGTGGGGAAAGTCGTTTTGTTGAAAATAAAGTGGTTAAACCCAAAAAAGTCCCTGTGGGGCCACGCGTCATGCTTGATGACGAGCGATGCATTCTGTGTTCCCGCTGTATACGCTTTTGCAAAGAAATCATTCACGAGGATGTTCTAGGATTTACCCAACGCGGTTCTTATACGACATTGACCTGTTTCCCCGGCAAAGAATTATCAAGTAATTATTCATTAAATACCGTGGATATCTGCCCCGTTGGCGCGCTCACGAGTACTGATTTTCGATTTAAGATGCGTACCTGGTTTCTAAAACAAACCAAAAGCATTTGCCCTGAAAGCAGTGTCGGCGTAAATACCACAGTGTTTTCAAGAGAAGGCAAGATCTACCGAATTACCCCACGCCAGAATGATGAGGTAAATGATACCTGGATGTCTGACAGCGGGCGTATGCTGTACAAGCTTGTGGAAGCAGAAGACCGGATGTTTAATTACAGAATTGATGGCCATAAGGTATCTCGAGACGAAGCTTGTAGCCGCATTAATGAGTTGATGCCCATGGGCGACACGGCCTATGTTATATCAGGGCATATGTCGGTTGAAGAGCAGTTTATGCTCAAGAAATTTACCGCCCTGTATCCAGGAAATGTTGATGCCATCAGCCATGTGGGAGAAGGGGATGAACTGCTAATATCGTCAGACAGGACACCTAATATGCGTGGAGCTTTTGTGACGCGCTTATTGCAGCAAGATCCCGTAACTGACCTATCTCATTTAGCGCAACAGTTAGATGACAAAAGGATTACAAACATCATTGTGTTTAACGAAGACCTGACTCTGTACGGGATAACGCAAGCGCAGTTAAAGAAAGTTAATTTAATCTATTTTGGCACGCATAAGAACCCAACGAGCGAAGTGGCTAAAGTGTCTTTACCCACTGCTATGGTGTTTGAGAAATCAGGAACCTTTGTTAACCAGCAGTTCCGTTTACAAAAATTTCACCAAGCCATACCGGCGCCAAAAGGCATTACCTCCGGAGACCATCTTCTGTGCTTGATACTTTTTAACAGCCCTGAGCTGCACCCGTATTCCGTTGGCAGTATTTGGAAAGATATGGTGCAGTCTATACCTGAGTTTAAATCCTTAGCCTTTGAAGTGATACCGGACGAGGGTTATTTGCTGGATGCGGATGCCTTCCAAAACTTTTCCTTCGTTGAAGGCAAAACCCTGCATTATGAACCCCTTGTGACTACGAATACCTAA
- a CDS encoding NADH-quinone oxidoreductase subunit F (part of NADH-ubiquinone oxidoreductase complex I; shuttles electrons from NADH, via FMN and iron-sulfur (Fe-S) centers, to quinones in the respiratory chain; NuoF is part of the soluble NADH dehydrogenase fragment, which represents the electron input part of NADH dehydrogenase) produces the protein MALSETRMILKHAGQPGYGVDIDSYLAHGGYDVLKKALKAKPEELVQEIKDSEIRGRGGAGFPAGVKWGFIDRKSGKDVYLICNADESEPGTFKDRQIMYKDPHQLIEGMMITAYAIQAKMAFIYIRGEMYEGARILKKAIEEAKAKGFVGNNVGGSGYSCDIIVHRGAGAYICGEETGLIESLEGKRGYPRIKPPYFPAVLGLYQCPTIVNNVETLCHVKHAIDMGGKEFAKIGTPGNTGTRIWCVSGLVQKPGYYEFPCGGVTLGELIFDICGGLFPGRTLKAVIPGGTSAKVLRADERYKGKLRDGSEFDWSIRDIPMDFDSLTAVGSMSGSGAVIVMDDTVDMVEALANINAFYSHETCGQCTPCREGCLWMHKITKRMSEGGAREEDANLLHSISLQISGRTICAHGEAAAWPTESFVAKFRDEFLAKAADKAKKQNSEFSLI, from the coding sequence ATGGCACTCTCTGAAACACGCATGATTTTAAAACACGCCGGCCAACCTGGCTATGGTGTTGATATTGATAGTTATCTTGCCCATGGGGGTTATGATGTGCTTAAAAAAGCGCTTAAGGCTAAGCCGGAAGAATTGGTGCAGGAGATAAAGGACTCTGAGATTCGAGGCCGTGGGGGAGCAGGTTTCCCTGCCGGAGTAAAGTGGGGCTTTATTGACCGTAAATCCGGTAAGGACGTTTATTTAATTTGTAATGCGGATGAATCTGAGCCTGGTACGTTTAAAGACAGGCAGATTATGTACAAAGACCCTCATCAATTGATTGAGGGGATGATGATTACTGCCTATGCTATACAGGCTAAAATGGCATTTATTTACATACGTGGAGAAATGTATGAAGGGGCAAGAATCCTTAAAAAAGCGATTGAAGAAGCTAAAGCAAAAGGATTTGTCGGAAACAATGTAGGTGGCTCCGGATATTCTTGTGATATTATTGTACACAGAGGCGCTGGCGCTTATATATGCGGTGAAGAGACCGGATTGATCGAATCCCTTGAAGGGAAACGCGGGTATCCTAGAATTAAACCCCCATACTTTCCAGCTGTCCTAGGCCTTTACCAGTGCCCTACGATCGTTAACAACGTAGAAACCTTGTGCCATGTGAAGCATGCCATTGATATGGGCGGCAAGGAGTTTGCCAAGATAGGCACACCCGGTAACACCGGTACGCGTATTTGGTGCGTGAGTGGCTTGGTGCAAAAGCCCGGTTATTATGAGTTTCCTTGTGGTGGCGTTACTTTAGGTGAACTGATTTTTGATATCTGTGGCGGTCTTTTCCCCGGTAGAACTCTGAAAGCAGTTATCCCGGGAGGCACATCTGCTAAAGTGTTGCGCGCGGATGAACGCTATAAAGGTAAGCTTAGAGACGGATCTGAGTTTGACTGGTCAATACGGGATATTCCGATGGATTTTGACAGCTTGACCGCCGTAGGCTCTATGTCTGGTTCCGGTGCTGTGATTGTGATGGACGATACCGTTGATATGGTAGAAGCCCTGGCGAATATTAACGCTTTTTATAGCCATGAGACCTGTGGGCAATGCACGCCCTGTCGCGAAGGTTGTCTATGGATGCATAAAATCACGAAAAGAATGTCTGAAGGGGGTGCTCGAGAAGAAGATGCTAACTTATTGCATTCGATATCATTACAAATTTCCGGACGCACGATATGCGCGCATGGTGAAGCGGCTGCGTGGCCTACAGAAAGTTTTGTAGCTAAATTTAGAGACGAGTTTTTAGCTAAAGCGGCTGACAAAGCCAAGAAACAAAACAGCGAATTTTCATTAATTTAA
- a CDS encoding NAD(P)H-dependent oxidoreductase subunit E, which yields MDLKPATLQEIERLIPIYPQKRSALLPLLHCVLEDQGYISDEAMEWVAQKLDLQPINVLECVTFYPMFRRKPAGKKHVKVCRTLSCALRGSYAVCKTLREELRCELGGTSDDGNYTVEFVECIASCGTAPVVQVNEVLHENVTPDKAKDFAAEVRGELENSNA from the coding sequence ATGGATTTAAAACCGGCAACATTGCAGGAAATAGAAAGACTAATACCGATTTATCCCCAAAAGCGTAGCGCATTGTTACCACTACTGCACTGCGTCCTGGAAGACCAGGGGTATATTTCGGATGAAGCCATGGAGTGGGTTGCTCAAAAACTTGATTTGCAACCAATTAACGTGCTTGAGTGCGTTACTTTTTACCCGATGTTTCGTCGTAAACCCGCTGGTAAAAAACACGTTAAAGTATGCCGTACGCTTTCTTGCGCTTTGCGAGGCAGTTACGCTGTCTGCAAAACCTTGCGAGAAGAGTTACGCTGTGAGCTGGGCGGTACCTCTGATGACGGTAACTACACCGTAGAGTTTGTAGAATGTATTGCGAGCTGTGGTACTGCTCCCGTGGTTCAGGTGAATGAGGTATTGCACGAAAATGTGACTCCGGATAAGGCAAAAGATTTCGCGGCAGAGGTTCGTGGCGAGCTAGAGAATTCCAACGCATAA
- a CDS encoding flagellar basal body rod protein FlgC, whose amino-acid sequence MDLIPSIDVTASALQASKYGMNITAENIANQFTTRGPDGKVYRAKEVSFESLLMSTADGSIKNGVQVGEVTEDKTPGNKIYNPNHPHADENGMLEMPNVNLSQEMVNLIEFNRNYEANLVVAKTSREMARLTLRMGK is encoded by the coding sequence ATGGATTTAATACCCTCAATTGATGTAACCGCTAGCGCGCTCCAGGCCTCTAAATATGGCATGAATATCACAGCGGAGAATATTGCCAACCAATTCACCACGAGGGGTCCTGATGGCAAGGTTTATCGGGCCAAGGAGGTCTCCTTCGAATCTTTACTCATGTCAACAGCTGATGGCTCTATCAAAAATGGTGTCCAAGTGGGTGAGGTCACAGAGGATAAAACACCTGGTAACAAAATCTATAACCCAAACCACCCTCATGCGGATGAAAATGGCATGCTTGAAATGCCTAATGTCAATTTATCACAGGAAATGGTCAATTTGATCGAATTTAACAGAAACTACGAAGCGAATCTTGTGGTTGCGAAAACATCACGGGAAATGGCACGTTTAACGCTACGTATGGGCAAATAA
- a CDS encoding flagellar M-ring protein FliF, producing MKTYLIQLQSVWKDFTLGQKLSIFLAVGIVFVGIAGMVIWSGKQQMQLLYGKLDNTDMAEVVKTIEEKSIKYKIGAGGSSIFVPSDQIYKLRMDLAVKGVPSGGSVGYEIFDKPNFGISDFIQRTNYLRAIQGELGRTISQLRGIRSARVMVTVPENKLLAEQANTRATASVFVETGGYLLPEESVNSIRFLVANSVEGLDVNNVAVVDNNGNVLSEQLKNDGSLSVVTGQLRYRKTLEDYFSKKVETMLTKVVGPGGVVAKVSVSLNSDATKITEEKFDPEGQVARTLSTTEDTSTSSETQTNVIAGATATLAGENTASSTEPVNSSQSVRKNKTTAYEINKSIYETVKVPGSISHLSASVFVAMREEIGGKTGGFNPKPRTAEEIEAMRQIVINTLGITAENAKNVTIQEMPFVRSEVLKGPDPMGIPEPVRRWAEFLRGYGAIGIAILMFVVFLRMLKKHKPQMSTLELMDERRRTENTIAKSKDSNMRPTADLINDLIQEKPQNVSAALQNWITSTQTK from the coding sequence ATGAAAACTTATTTAATACAACTCCAATCGGTCTGGAAAGATTTTACCCTGGGGCAAAAGCTGTCCATCTTTCTTGCCGTTGGTATCGTCTTCGTGGGTATAGCGGGCATGGTCATCTGGTCAGGAAAGCAGCAAATGCAGCTCCTGTACGGAAAGTTGGATAACACAGATATGGCCGAGGTTGTCAAAACAATCGAGGAAAAGAGTATTAAGTATAAAATTGGCGCCGGTGGTAGTTCTATTTTTGTCCCTTCGGATCAGATTTATAAACTCAGAATGGATCTCGCCGTCAAGGGTGTCCCTAGCGGGGGAAGCGTGGGTTACGAAATTTTTGATAAACCTAATTTTGGCATCAGTGACTTCATTCAACGTACTAATTATTTACGAGCGATACAGGGCGAGCTCGGTCGTACTATTTCTCAGTTAAGGGGAATCCGTTCGGCAAGAGTCATGGTCACCGTTCCGGAAAACAAATTACTTGCGGAGCAGGCAAACACAAGAGCCACGGCTTCCGTTTTCGTGGAAACAGGGGGCTACTTATTACCGGAAGAATCAGTAAACTCGATTCGTTTCTTAGTCGCAAACTCAGTTGAGGGTCTTGATGTCAATAATGTCGCTGTGGTCGACAACAATGGTAACGTCCTTTCCGAACAGCTTAAAAATGATGGCAGTCTAAGTGTTGTCACCGGCCAACTGCGCTATCGTAAAACGTTGGAAGACTATTTTTCTAAAAAGGTTGAGACTATGCTAACAAAGGTTGTCGGCCCGGGCGGCGTTGTCGCAAAGGTATCTGTTTCATTGAATTCAGATGCCACAAAGATTACAGAGGAAAAATTTGACCCCGAGGGCCAAGTCGCCAGAACCCTTTCGACGACTGAAGATACGTCCACGAGCAGTGAAACTCAAACTAATGTAATCGCCGGCGCCACCGCAACACTCGCGGGAGAGAATACGGCATCTTCAACCGAGCCTGTTAACTCTTCTCAATCCGTTCGTAAAAATAAAACAACGGCTTACGAGATTAATAAATCAATTTATGAAACAGTAAAGGTTCCCGGCAGCATTAGTCACCTTTCTGCTTCAGTCTTTGTGGCCATGCGGGAAGAGATCGGCGGCAAAACAGGTGGGTTCAATCCTAAGCCTAGGACCGCTGAGGAAATCGAAGCGATGCGCCAAATCGTCATCAACACGCTTGGTATAACAGCAGAAAATGCTAAAAATGTGACCATTCAAGAGATGCCTTTTGTTCGTTCGGAGGTTCTTAAGGGCCCGGACCCAATGGGCATACCTGAGCCGGTTAGGCGTTGGGCTGAATTCTTACGCGGGTATGGCGCAATCGGGATTGCTATTCTCATGTTTGTTGTCTTTTTAAGAATGCTCAAGAAGCATAAGCCTCAAATGTCTACTTTGGAATTAATGGATGAAA